CGCGTCTCTCGCTGGGTGATCCGCGCCGCGGCCCTGCTCGTCGCCGTCATTGGCCTCGGATACGCCGCGTTCGCGGGCGCGCTGTGGGAAGTCCAGGATTCAATCATTTTTCCCCGCGCGGCGGGATACTCGTCCGGCAGAGGACTCCCGTCAACCGGCGAACGAATCTGGTACACGGCGCCGGATGGCCGAAAGATCGAAGCGTGGTATTTCAAGGGTGCGGGCCGCAGCGCGCAATCCCCCGGTCCGCTGCTTGTTTGCTTCCACGGCAACGCGGACTTCATCGAAAACTGGTCGTGGATGGCGGAGACGTGTCAACGGGAAGGTTTCAACGTCCTCCTGCCCGAGTTTCGCGGCTACGGGCGCAGCGAGGGCGAACCCTCGGAAAAAGCAATCGTCGAGGATTCCGCGGCAATCCTCCGCATCGTGCTCCAAAGGCCCGAGATCGACGGGAGCAAGCTTGTTTTGCTCGGGCGATCGCTCGGCGGAGGAGTGGCGTGCGCCGTGGCGCTTCAAGTGCCGCCCGCGGCGCTGATTCTGGAATGCACGTTTACATCCCTCGCCTCGATGGCGGACGGCTATCACGTGCCGCGCTGGCTTGTGAGACACCCTTTTCGAAACGACGAGGCGCTCAAGACCATCAAGGCCCCGGTCATGCTCGTGCACGGCGAGCACGATCGCATCATCCCGCACCGTCATTCGGAAGAACTCAAGAAGCTCCGCCCGGACGCGGAGCTCGTGACGCTCGATTGCGATCACAATGATCTGCCCGGAAACGACGAAGAAAAATACAAGGCGAGCTTCGTGGAGTTTCTGCGATCGCACGGGCTCTGGCCGAGCCAGCCCATCGCAGCCGCCGCGGAGCGTCCGGCATCAGTCAATCCGCGGCAAACCGGGCAGCGCGCACGGTCCGCCGGCGACTAAAATCGCCCGCACCCTCGGAGGGGTGGCTGAGCGGTTGAAAGCAGCAGACTTGAAATCTGCCAAAGGGCTTGTCCCTTTCAGGAGTTCGAATCTCCTCCCCTCCGTTAGTTTCTAGAGGCTGTTGAACAACGGCCGATTGCCGGCGATTTGAGCACTTCCCCGGCGGCATCGTTCCTGCTGGCTGGTTTCCCGCACCGCTCACGCCGCCAGCAGCTTCCGCATCCGCACCAGGTTGTACGCCGCGGCAGCCAGCTCGAAGCACTGCCCGATCTTCTCGCATCCCACATGCCTGGCCCGTCTCATCCCCGCCACCGTCTTCACCCATCCGAAGAACTCCTCCACCAGCTTTCTTCGTCGCTGGCTCTTCTTGAACGCCGCGCTCCGGCGTTCGCCCCGGACGAACCATCGCGCCCAGGTTCCCTCGTCCGCGCGGGCGCCCGCCCAGTCGATCTTCCCCTCTTTGATCGCCCCGGAGCACGGGCAGCACCTTCCCGAGGAGACGCCCTCAGCGAATGTGCGCAACTTGACAGACACTACCGCGTCCCCGGGCCAGCGCACCCGCTCCACCGTCCGCCAGTGAGTCCGTTGCAAAAATACGCCATGCTCGTCTACGTGGCGCGCGTTGCTCTACTACCCGCCCTTATTTTTTGATTCTTCCAGTGGGCAGATCCGTGGGAGAACTCCACTCCGCCTGCAAGCCCGCTTTTATCTTGCTAAGCGCTTCGTCGCGGCCCATTGTGCCCGCCTGCTCGTACGCATTTGCAATGTGTCGGGCGAGATCAACCAGCATGATCCCCCAATTTGCTGGATCTCTCCAAAGGTCGGTTGCGATTGAAACATGCTGTTTCCCGCCTGCTGCCCAAACGCGCAAGATTTCGAGAGCGCGCGGATCGCTTGCGGCGGCATCGGGCATGGGTAGCTCGGACGGTCTTGAATTCATGACACCAAGCCTTTCTTTCTTTAATCATGAGGCTCCGGCAGCCCGCAACCTGGGCGACGAGCAGGGCCAATCGGATCTTTCTTATTTGCGACAGCTGGCGAATTCTTGGCTTTCTGTCCACCTGTTATCCTTTGGATTCGCTGGTGCTCTGCGATTTCTCTCGCCAATTTTCCGCCGGGAACAGCTTGTCGAGTCTCGGTGCCAGGCACATACCTTCCAGCGCTTTCGTGTTCAGTCAGCCGCCTTGGAATGTTTTCGGACTCGCCAACATAGGGAACCTTGCCGGCTTGTTGATCTGGAAATTCATAGATTCCCTCGGTAACTGGCGCGTCGGCGGGGCGGATTTCTCCGGCCGGAGCGGGCACAGACGCTCGTGACGGTCGCGTCGGGGCACCCCTCGACATCAAGACGGCATTGGCGGCGTTGCCCCCCTGTCCCTGTGAGAACTGCTCATCAGAGATTTCCCCGTTCGCGTAGTTGTAGATGTTTTCGACATTGTCGGCGATCGTGAGCGAAGCGATAGAGGTCTTTGCCCGCGATGCGATCATGTATGTGTCGGCTGCAACGTCGGTTGTAGCCCCCGATTGCTTCGCGAGTTCTCCATATGGTTCGTAGGAAACCGCTCCGCCGGTCGCCACTTCAACCGCAAAACCAATTGTGTCCCCCGCGTTGTAAATCGCCTGTCTGGCCATATTATCAATTCCCACAACCTCATTTTGAAACGCCTGATGTGCACCAGAGAGGAAGGCTCCTCCAATCTGCATCATTTCCCCAAACGTGTACAACCCACTCGGATCCCTGAACAGGAACGGGTTGCCCTTCACATACAGGTACAACGACATGCCGTCCACGTACCCGGCCGGATCGCGCGTGATCCACCTGCCGCCGATCGGGTCGTACCACCGGTTGCGGGAGAGCCACAGCCCCGTCGCGGGATCAAACCAGTACCCGTTCCAGCCCGGGCCCCACGCCAGCGCTCCCCCCGCGGCGTTGCCGCTCACCAGCGCATCCGCCTCCGGCATCAGCTGGTTGTAGCTCGCCGCGAAGATCAGGAAGTCGGCTTCGTCGACGTACCAGTCGCCGTTCAGGTCCGCGGGGCATCCCCACGTCGGCGGATTCCCCCCGCCCCCGCCCGGACCCCCGTTGTGGTCCGGCATCGACGCGTCCGTGCAGTCCAGCACGTTGTACGCGTAGTCGAAGATCGAGAAATCCGTGTCGTCGCAGACCCCGTCACCGTTCAGATCACCCGGCAGGCAGCGGATCATCCGTCCGTACGAATCGAAGACACGCGACTCGCGCAAGGTCCCGCCCGCGCTCACGTACGCCGCGGTCGAGAGGTTCGCGTCCGTCAGCGCGTAGCGAGAGTTCACCGCGGCGTCCGTCCAGGGAATCACCGGATCGATCGTCACCCCCGACGCGTTGGTCAGCGCCCGGCTCCGCACCTCCAGCAGCTCGTCCTTGTCCCGCACGCCCCAGAAGAACTGCGTCTCGGTGTCGGGCGTGAAGCCCCCCACCCCCGTGATCCCCGTCGCCGGCTCCGTCGGCAGCGGCACCGGAGGCGTCGCCCCGGCATCGGCGACATTCCGCTCCTCCAGCACGTCCAGCACCTGCCAGTCGCTGCTGAAGAAGTAGACGCGGGTTCTGGTGTACCCCGCGTTTGATGACTCCGCGTCCCCGGGCCAGCGCACCCGCTCCACCGTCCGCCAGTTCAAGGCGTTGTACGCGTACGACGCGACCGGAGACGGTTCAACACTGC
The DNA window shown above is from Phycisphaeraceae bacterium and carries:
- a CDS encoding transposase, encoding MRTFAEGVSSGRCCPCSGAIKEGKIDWAGARADEGTWARWFVRGERRSAAFKKSQRRRKLVEEFFGWVKTVAGMRRARHVGCEKIGQCFELAAAAYNLVRMRKLLAA
- a CDS encoding DUF5076 domain-containing protein — encoded protein: MPDAAASDPRALEILRVWAAGGKQHVSIATDLWRDPANWGIMLVDLARHIANAYEQAGTMGRDEALSKIKAGLQAEWSSPTDLPTGRIKK
- a CDS encoding alpha/beta fold hydrolase, which codes for MSANQTGPRNKNARGRVSRWVIRAAALLVAVIGLGYAAFAGALWEVQDSIIFPRAAGYSSGRGLPSTGERIWYTAPDGRKIEAWYFKGAGRSAQSPGPLLVCFHGNADFIENWSWMAETCQREGFNVLLPEFRGYGRSEGEPSEKAIVEDSAAILRIVLQRPEIDGSKLVLLGRSLGGGVACAVALQVPPAALILECTFTSLASMADGYHVPRWLVRHPFRNDEALKTIKAPVMLVHGEHDRIIPHRHSEELKKLRPDAELVTLDCDHNDLPGNDEEKYKASFVEFLRSHGLWPSQPIAAAAERPASVNPRQTGQRARSAGD